The Mercenaria mercenaria strain notata chromosome 8, MADL_Memer_1, whole genome shotgun sequence genome has a segment encoding these proteins:
- the LOC128558948 gene encoding adhesion G-protein coupled receptor V1-like, translating to MSGDYEPKIAGQVTFNTGEAQKEILIRVLDDSVAEGPETFYLQVYDIIGDVVFNSTNQVNITILDNDEAYGIFHFAAPFSQEVEEGSSVNYAITRDGGTFGGVEVFYELFHTLTNEKAYNGGDFVVAEGLSERFEKGERTKYISLSPRDDDEPENERTYTILITRVEVFDGRTDVSLARIADVDTSATITILASDSPNGKFGFPVESQAVSIAEDYYPGMASTTQVSLKVERRMGIFGTVEVMWEAYSDRVAGGLPKVYDLIFLGTIPSSLMLVPSLRRPGTGTHVVSFSGNSAALILIHNFLQPPMEEIVDGFSISAWVQPFSLTNGYIMAKTNPDGSRHFYTLRMATNSLQTNLTFGYSITGSNENAFEYVTYQRNIEDTMWHHVAVTVDQETINFFIDAIIIGSRPLATFQTIIDNFGSLTVGAKYPGSDQFSGYLQDVRVYNRKFTDAEILELYMMPAGLDITPISGYITYPTASQNGNIDIQSIQDSEEESDERFTVRLLAAKGGASLSLSDNLATVTVLKSDNANGLFSFPQQCQPALPATESTSITCTIARQRGDDGQVIVTWAVYQLFSGQFTLASEDFVEYTGQVVFEAGDRSETFSVQLKADGIPEPEEVFEIRLVNVTTEDGTVGTTNISGASIDTTLRSSVVTMRENDFLNGLLQFSTSLIPPRPEDPFIPPAQERPTVRVAEEAGIVRLLVVRAQGYQGEVTVEWKTTDGTAKSFGKTPPDYSVSIHLLCYN from the exons ATGTCCGGAGACTATGAACCCAAAATAGCAGGGCAAGTCACCTTTAATACTGGAGAGGCTCAAAAAGAAATACTAATACGCGTCCTGGATGATTCTGTTGCAGAAGGACCTGAGACGTTTTACCTGCAAGTCTATGATATCATAG GTGATGTGGTCTTCAACAGTACAAATCAAGTCAACATAACAATTCTAGATAATGATGAAGCTTACGGTATCTTCCATTTTGCTGCTCCATTCTCACAGGAAGTGGAAGAAGGCAGCAGTGTAAATTATGC tATAACAAGAGATGGAGGAACATTTGGTGGTGTTGAAGTTTTCTATGAACTATTCCATACGCTCACAAATGAGAAAGCGTACAATGGTGGAGATTTTGTGGTTGCCGAGGGTCTGAGTGAACGGTTTGAAAAAGGGGAGAGAACAAAGTATATCTCCCTTAGTCCACGCGATGATGATGAACCAGAAAATGAAAGAACGTACACCATATTGATAACCAGAGTAGAGG tgtttGATGGTAGGACAGACGTTTCACTTGCAAGGATCGCTGATGTTGACACATCAGCGACTATTACAATACTGGCCAGTGACAGCCCAAACGGGAAGTTTGGTTTCCCGGTAGAATCACAGGCAGTGAGTATAGCAGAAGATTACTACCCTGGTATGGCAAGCACTACCCAGGTCAGTTTGAAAGTGGAGCGACGGATGGGAATCTTTGGTACTGTGGAG gtGATGTGGGAAGCATATTCTGACAGGGTTGCTGGGGGATTGCCAAAAGTTTATGACCTTATTTTCCTGGGAACCATCCCATCCAGCTTAATGCTGGTACCCAGTCTTCGGAGACCAGGAACTGGAACACATGTTGTCTCATTCTCAGGAAACTCAG cgGCCTTAATTCTCATTCACAACTTTTTGCAACCACCAATGGAAGAAATAGTGGATGGATTTAGTATCAGTGCCTGGGTCCAGCCCTTTTCTTTAACAAATGGCTACATCATGGCTAAGACAAACCCAGATGGTTCCCGGCACTTCTATACCCTCAGAATGGCCACCAACAGTCTACAGACTAACCTTACTTTTGGATATTCCATCACAGGGTCAAAT gaGAATGCATTTGAATATGTGACATATCAGCGTAACATAGAGGACACTATGTGGCATCATGTTGCTGTGACAGTGGATCAGGAAACAATCAACTTCTTTATAGACGCAATTATCATAGGCTCTCGACCTCTTGCCACTTTTCAGACCATCATAGATAACTTTGGTAGTTTAACGGTCGGAGCCAAGTACCCAGGAAGCGATCAGTTTAGCGGCTATTTACAGGATGTGAGAGTCTACAACAGGAAATTTACTGATGC tgAGATTCTAGAGTTATACATGATGCCAGCTGGTCTTGACATCACCCCTATCTCGGGGTATATCACATACCCCACCGCTTCCCAAAACGGAAATATAGATATACAATCTATACAGGACAGCGAGGAGGAAAGTGACGAGAGATTTACTGTTCGTCTGCTTGCAGCAAAGGGTGGAGCTTCACTTTCTCTCAGTGACAATCTAGCCACTGTAACAG tgttgaaaAGTGACAATGCCAATGGGTTGTTTTCTTTTCCTCAACAATGTCAGCCTGCACTGCCAGCTACAGAAAGCACGAGCATCACGTGCACAATAGCTCGACAGCGTGGAGATGATGGTCAGGTGATCGTAACATGGGCAGTTTATCAGTTGTTTTCTGGTCAGTTCACTCTAGCATCGGAAGACTTTGTAGAATATACAGGACAAGTTGTGTTTGAAGCAGGTGATAGATCAGAG ACATTCAGTGTGCAGCTTAAGGCTGATGGAATCCCAGAACCTGAAGAGGTGTTTGAGATAAGACTTGTTAATGTTACCACAGAAGATGGCACTGTGGGTACTACAAACATAAGTGGGGCCAGCATTGACACGACCTTGCGCAGCTCAGTGGTCACGATGAGAGAAAATGACTTCCTAAATGGATTGTTGCAGTTCTCGACATCTCTGATACCTCCAAGGCCAGAAGATCCCTTCATACCACCAGCGCAGGAACGACCTACC GTAAGAGTAGCCGAGGAGGCTGGGATAGTTCGCCTCCTAGTGGTGAGAGCACAGGGCTATCAAGGGGAGGTAACTGTTGAGTGGAAGACAACTGATGGTACTGCTAAAAGCTTTGGAAAAACACCTCCAGATTATTCTGTGAGCATACATTTACTTTGTTACAATtag